One stretch of Lysobacter sp. TY2-98 DNA includes these proteins:
- the infA gene encoding translation initiation factor IF-1, with product MAKDDVIEFEGTVSETLPNTMFRVRLENGHEIIAHISGRMRKNYIRILTGDRVKVEMTPYDLTKGRITYRMK from the coding sequence ATGGCAAAAGACGACGTGATCGAATTCGAAGGCACCGTGTCGGAAACGCTTCCGAACACGATGTTCCGCGTTCGCCTCGAAAACGGCCACGAGATCATTGCCCACATCTCCGGCCGCATGCGCAAGAACTACATTCGCATCCTCACCGGTGATCGGGTCAAGGTCGAGATGACCCCCTACGACCTCACCAAGGGCCGCATCACCTACCGCATGAAGTAA